The following are encoded together in the Brachionichthys hirsutus isolate HB-005 unplaced genomic scaffold, CSIRO-AGI_Bhir_v1 contig_202, whole genome shotgun sequence genome:
- the LOC137912610 gene encoding gonadotropin-releasing hormone II receptor-like, whose amino-acid sequence MNASSCCGPPVLMYQQNRGYDLNASCDWLAALCNWTSVDTGLQLPTFSTAAKVRVIITFILCGLSTFCNLAVLWAAHHQKRKSHVRVLIVNLTAADLLVTFIVMPVDAVWNITVQWLAGDLACRFLMFLKLQAMYSCAFITVVISLDRQSAILNPLAISMARKRNKIMLMVAWIMSVFFSIPQMFIFHNVTITHPANFTQCTTRGSFVTHWQETAYNMFTFSCLFLLPLVIMIICYTRILIQISKEMTKKSLFSNELHLRCSKNNIPKARMRMLKMSIVIVICFIVCWTPYYLLGLWYWFFPDDLEGKVSHSLTHILFIFGLFNACLDPIIYGLFTIRFRKGLRSCYWKARVVTELESNKSITGSLKRTATVLPPKKRMATEESDTDCGQSEPDVSDSSCPTAFSLGERGQTCHFNKESSI is encoded by the exons ATGAATGCCTCCTCTTGCTGTGGTCCTCCAGTCCTCATGTATCAGCAGAACCGAGGATATGACCTCAACGCCAGCTGTGACTGGCTGGCTGCTCTCTGTAACTGGACATCCGTGGACACAGGGCTGCAGCTTCCTACCTTTTCTACAGCAGCCAAAGTCAGAGTGATCATAACCTTTATTCTGTGCGGCCTTTCCACATTCTGCAATTTGGCTGTGTTGTGGGCCGCACATCACCAAAAGCGTAAATCACATGTCCGCGTGCTGATAGTCAATCTAACTGCAGCTGATCTCTTAGTTACCTTCATAGTGATGCCTGTGGATGCAGTGTGGAACATCACAGTTCAGTGGCTGGCCGGCGACCTGGCTTGCAGATTTCTGATGTTCCTCAAGCTGCAGGCCATGTATTCCTGTGCCTTTATCACAGTCGTGATTAGTTTGGACAGACAGTCTGCTATCCTCAACCCCCTGGCCATCAGCATGGCCCGGAAAAGGAACAAAATCATGCTGATGGTGGCATGGATTATGAGCGTCTTTTTCTCAATCCCTCAG ATGTTCATTTTCCATAATGTGACCATCACCCATCCAGCAAATTTCACTCAGTGCACCACTCGGGGGAGTTTTGTCACTCACTGGCAAGAGACAGCCTACAACATGTTCACCTTCTCCTGCCTCTTCCTGCTGCCACTGGTCATAATGATCATCTGCTACACCAGGATCCTCATTCAGATCTCCAAGGAGATGACAAAAAAGAGCT tGTTCTCCAATGAACTACATCTCCGTTGCTCCAAGAACAACATCCCCAAAGCTCGCATGAGAATGCTGAAAATGAGCATTGTCATAGTGATCTGTTTCATAGTCTGCTGGACTCCATACTACCTGCTGGGCTTGTGGTACTGGTTCTTCCCAGACGACCTGGAGGGAAAGGTCTCTCACTCCCTTACCCATATCCTGTTCATCTTTGGACTTTTTAATGCCTGTCTCGATCCAATCATCTACGGCTTGTTCACTATACGCTTCCGCAAAGGCCTGAGAAGCTGCTACTGGAAAGCGAGAGTCGTGACAGAACTGGAATCTAACAAATCAATCACAGGGTCTTTGAAACGCACTGCCACGGTTTTACCCCCTAAAAAAAGGATGGCCACTGAGGAAAGCGACACAGACTGTGGACAATCTGAGCCGGACGTCTCCGACAGTAGCTGTCCAACTGCCTTCAGTCTAGGAGAAAGAGGGCAAACCTG